A single Paracholeplasma manati DNA region contains:
- a CDS encoding SGNH/GDSL hydrolase family protein, whose protein sequence is MLFKPNESVVFLGDSITDSNKSGVEGSYVWDVLGSGYVNMVNSYFLLYHPELNLRIINQGISGNRTTDLLNRLDKDVISYKPNHVVLMIGVNDAWRQLDCPQIPDYKLTTEVYKQNVLEIIKRLQAENIHVIVMSPFYLEPNRSNALREKVDAYNVVLKDITAQLGLMYIDLQKAFDDLLEKVSIFTISGDRIHLNMAGNMFLRDQVIQHLIK, encoded by the coding sequence ATGTTATTTAAACCAAATGAATCGGTTGTATTCTTAGGAGATTCCATCACCGATTCCAACAAAAGTGGCGTTGAAGGCTCATATGTATGGGATGTTTTAGGGAGTGGCTATGTGAACATGGTCAACTCGTATTTCTTGTTATACCATCCTGAATTGAATTTAAGAATCATCAACCAAGGCATCAGTGGAAATAGAACCACCGATTTGCTCAATCGTTTAGACAAAGATGTGATTTCATATAAACCTAACCACGTTGTTTTAATGATTGGTGTCAATGACGCGTGGCGTCAATTAGACTGCCCACAAATCCCAGATTATAAATTAACCACAGAAGTTTATAAGCAAAATGTCCTTGAAATCATCAAACGTCTTCAAGCCGAAAACATTCATGTGATTGTCATGTCCCCATTCTACTTAGAACCGAACCGTTCAAATGCACTGAGAGAAAAAGTGGATGCTTATAACGTTGTCTTAAAAGACATCACAGCCCAATTAGGTTTAATGTATATCGATTTACAAAAAGCATTTGACGATTTATTGGAAAAAGTTTCAATATTTACAATCTCTGGTGATCGCATTCACCTCAACATGGCTGGTAACATGTTTTTACGTGACCAAGTCATCCAGCATTTAATCAAGTAA
- a CDS encoding Gfo/Idh/MocA family protein yields MNKVRIGVLGIGRGKSMIEYSRAADNAELVAVCDFYEPGLNALKKELDNPNITYYTSFDAFLNHPMDAVILANYATEHAPFAIKALNKGLNVLSEVLPVQTLAEAVELIETIERTQLVYAYAENYCYMPVVTEMKRLYEKGVLGTFEYGEGEYIHNCEPIWADITYGDPTHWRNHMYATFYCTHSIGPLLHITGLKPVSVVGFELPYGTRAERMGKLGGMAGIEMITLENGAVIKSIHGDLGKNSIWFSIYGSKGRLESAREDALLNDVERIYVSVDPEEGVFSNDIQTYEPKTIHHEKAKAFGHGGSDFYTMYHFAEKILGRPADTIDIYQALDMFLPGLYAYRSILNHNQPINIPNLRLKSERDLVRHDHACTDLKVDKEQVLPCYSKGNPEVSPKTYQALKEKYESKHQK; encoded by the coding sequence ATGAATAAAGTGAGAATAGGTGTACTGGGGATTGGTCGTGGCAAATCCATGATTGAATACTCTAGAGCAGCGGACAACGCTGAGCTGGTCGCGGTCTGTGACTTTTATGAACCTGGATTGAATGCATTAAAGAAAGAACTAGATAACCCCAATATCACCTATTATACATCATTCGATGCTTTTTTAAACCATCCGATGGACGCGGTTATATTAGCCAATTACGCCACAGAACATGCCCCTTTCGCAATCAAAGCTTTAAATAAAGGTTTAAATGTTTTATCTGAAGTATTGCCAGTTCAAACTTTAGCAGAGGCGGTTGAATTGATTGAAACCATTGAACGTACACAATTGGTCTACGCTTACGCCGAAAACTATTGTTACATGCCGGTGGTTACTGAAATGAAACGTTTGTATGAAAAGGGTGTATTAGGGACATTTGAATATGGAGAAGGCGAATATATCCATAACTGTGAACCCATTTGGGCAGATATTACTTATGGTGATCCTACCCATTGGCGAAACCACATGTACGCGACATTTTATTGTACACATTCGATTGGACCTTTATTACACATCACTGGTCTAAAACCAGTCAGTGTGGTTGGATTTGAATTACCTTATGGTACACGTGCCGAACGCATGGGCAAGTTGGGTGGTATGGCCGGTATTGAAATGATTACACTTGAAAATGGCGCAGTAATCAAATCAATTCATGGGGACCTTGGAAAAAATTCAATTTGGTTTTCGATTTACGGATCCAAAGGCAGACTCGAAAGTGCACGTGAGGATGCGTTATTGAACGATGTAGAACGTATCTATGTGTCTGTTGACCCAGAAGAAGGGGTCTTTAGTAACGATATTCAAACCTATGAACCAAAAACCATCCATCATGAGAAAGCCAAAGCGTTTGGTCATGGCGGTAGTGATTTTTACACCATGTATCATTTCGCCGAAAAGATTCTAGGACGACCAGCAGATACCATCGATATTTATCAAGCGCTTGATATGTTTTTACCAGGGTTGTATGCGTATCGTTCGATTTTAAACCACAACCAACCCATAAATATACCTAATCTACGTTTGAAATCGGAAAGAGATCTGGTCAGACACGATCATGCTTGTACAGACTTGAAAGTTGATAAAGAACAGGTGTTGCCTTGTTATTCAAAAGGCAACCCTGAGGTATCACCAAAGACGTATCAAGCACTCAAAGAAAAATACGAATCGAAACATCAAAAGTAA
- a CDS encoding polysaccharide deacetylase family protein produces the protein MWSKNYQKAVTFSFDDGVSQDIRFIEILNRYGLKATFNINTGLGEPQYNFELDGVVISHLDLETMSKLYDGHEVAVHSFTHPDLTQCTKKEVFEQLEKDIQIIESIFKIKPIGMAYPYGTYNDLVVSVIDELGLKYARTIEDNYDTSFQKDLLRFKPTAHFNDPKIHELIDDFLASKPNQPQVLYIWGHSYECDTHDLWAHLESICAKLAHHPNVFYGTNRDVLLE, from the coding sequence ATGTGGTCTAAAAATTATCAAAAAGCCGTCACTTTTAGCTTCGATGATGGCGTATCTCAAGACATTCGATTTATCGAAATACTCAATCGTTATGGTTTAAAAGCCACCTTCAACATCAATACAGGGCTGGGTGAACCTCAATATAATTTTGAATTGGATGGTGTGGTTATTTCTCATCTGGATTTAGAAACCATGTCAAAACTCTATGATGGTCATGAGGTTGCAGTCCATAGTTTCACGCATCCCGATTTAACCCAATGTACAAAAAAAGAAGTGTTTGAGCAATTGGAAAAAGATATTCAAATCATTGAAAGTATATTTAAGATAAAACCGATTGGTATGGCTTATCCCTATGGTACCTATAATGATTTAGTGGTTTCTGTCATCGATGAACTCGGTTTGAAATACGCGAGAACTATTGAGGATAATTACGATACATCTTTTCAAAAAGATTTGTTAAGATTTAAACCCACCGCGCATTTTAATGATCCAAAAATCCATGAATTGATTGATGACTTTTTAGCATCTAAGCCAAATCAGCCACAGGTTTTATACATTTGGGGACACAGTTATGAATGTGATACCCATGATTTATGGGCACACTTAGAATCCATCTGTGCGAAATTAGCCCATCATCCAAATGTGTTTTATGGTACGAATCGTGATGTTCTATTGGAGTAG
- a CDS encoding OsmC family protein: MKADTVQLKFDSKYVGELTSPTGSIKLGSQDNGMKPYHLLFGALASCFYATFLSVVEKMRVSFTDVDIEVSGNKRDETPATLDHVEIKMVVYNGSDQNKLKRAAELGAQYCSIHETISKVAKMDLIVTFETK, encoded by the coding sequence ATGAAAGCAGACACAGTACAATTAAAATTTGATTCTAAATATGTTGGTGAATTAACCTCACCCACAGGGTCTATTAAATTAGGTAGCCAAGACAACGGCATGAAGCCTTATCATCTCTTATTCGGTGCTTTAGCGTCCTGTTTTTACGCGACATTTTTGAGTGTGGTGGAAAAGATGAGGGTATCATTTACCGATGTTGACATTGAAGTTTCAGGCAACAAAAGAGACGAAACACCCGCAACATTAGACCATGTTGAAATCAAGATGGTCGTATACAATGGGTCAGATCAAAACAAACTTAAACGAGCAGCTGAACTTGGTGCTCAATACTGTTCAATTCATGAAACCATCTCAAAGGTTGCGAAGATGGATTTAATCGTGACATTTGAAACAAAATAA
- a CDS encoding PF20097 family protein, which translates to MNCPKCNQPMKLGFLPVYRGRLYWAPEPERVPLLIDIKPKDSIVLSDYTLSLPLKAEAHYCRTCKMVIMHEKNHETSEDFTENPFI; encoded by the coding sequence ATGAATTGTCCTAAATGCAATCAACCAATGAAACTCGGATTTTTACCTGTTTATAGAGGGCGCTTATATTGGGCACCAGAACCGGAGAGAGTGCCATTATTAATCGATATTAAACCGAAAGATAGTATCGTATTGTCTGACTACACATTATCTTTGCCACTCAAGGCAGAAGCACACTATTGTCGAACCTGTAAAATGGTAATCATGCACGAAAAGAATCATGAAACCAGTGAAGATTTCACAGAAAATCCATTTATCTGA
- a CDS encoding BglG family transcription antiterminator, with the protein MLDYKDNYILKQLVDSDTIFTITDIQERLGMSQRSIYYSLERINDYLSRLDLPAIINKRGVGLLIHDKVVAYVKKSNSAINNDYICTSQERNNLQVLDILLSKKYTNISTLMDDYTVSRSTIIKDLREIRAIVSQFNLVLEFNIERGYEIQGSEIQKRSLILMICSDYSYLMDIKSMDYYDISDVNKMTELFTEIEERLNVIYVRSTLHQLAVLLAVIIKHKPPQVHFEPEDKAAFLATNEYKIVSEVFDGFINPDEYLYLVLHLLALRVQYSGNAPTTKEDKYIGELVNFMINEFYNLTLINFKNKEELNTNLYFHMKPALFRFKYGINYRNELKSQIMNEFTQVYRITKIICKKLEKIIDFIISEDEIAYIAIHFGALIEKEQQMIAHPRILLVSLSGKALARNLRREVESFTKDVVIIDAFRMHDVISLKDKVDYIISTEPLKDVITKAKTMVINPILNDRDRYNIINFLGLTNVSIYNLDVVDSIMKDLEDYIDESKYGEVRDIIKGHLKK; encoded by the coding sequence ATGTTAGATTATAAAGATAATTACATATTGAAACAACTGGTGGATTCAGATACCATTTTTACCATTACAGACATACAAGAAAGACTTGGGATGTCACAAAGAAGTATTTATTATTCATTAGAACGTATTAATGATTACTTATCCCGGTTGGATTTACCCGCAATTATCAATAAAAGAGGCGTGGGTTTATTGATCCATGACAAAGTCGTAGCGTATGTCAAAAAAAGCAATTCAGCGATTAATAACGATTATATTTGCACAAGCCAAGAACGTAATAATCTTCAAGTATTAGACATTTTATTGTCCAAAAAATATACCAATATATCGACATTGATGGATGATTATACCGTCAGTCGTAGTACGATCATCAAAGATTTGAGAGAAATTCGTGCCATTGTATCCCAGTTCAATTTGGTGTTAGAGTTTAATATAGAGCGAGGGTATGAAATTCAAGGTAGTGAAATTCAAAAACGTAGCTTAATCCTCATGATTTGTTCAGACTACAGTTACTTGATGGATATCAAATCGATGGATTATTACGATATATCTGATGTCAATAAAATGACAGAATTGTTCACGGAAATTGAAGAACGATTGAACGTCATTTATGTAAGAAGCACTTTACACCAATTAGCTGTATTGCTCGCGGTGATCATCAAACATAAACCACCTCAGGTTCACTTTGAACCAGAGGATAAAGCAGCCTTTTTAGCTACAAATGAATATAAAATTGTATCAGAGGTGTTTGATGGCTTCATCAATCCAGATGAATATTTGTACTTGGTTCTACACCTACTCGCTTTAAGGGTACAGTATAGTGGGAATGCACCTACAACCAAAGAAGATAAATATATTGGTGAATTGGTTAATTTTATGATCAACGAGTTCTACAATTTAACGTTGATAAACTTTAAGAATAAAGAAGAACTCAACACCAATTTGTATTTCCATATGAAACCTGCCTTATTCAGATTCAAATACGGTATCAATTATCGAAATGAACTCAAGAGTCAAATCATGAATGAATTTACTCAAGTGTATCGAATCACCAAAATCATTTGTAAAAAACTGGAAAAAATCATTGATTTTATCATTAGTGAAGATGAAATTGCATATATCGCCATTCATTTTGGTGCATTGATAGAAAAAGAACAACAAATGATAGCACACCCAAGGATTCTATTGGTATCCTTAAGCGGTAAAGCGTTGGCGAGAAACCTGAGACGCGAGGTAGAGAGTTTTACCAAAGACGTTGTTATCATCGACGCTTTTAGAATGCACGATGTTATCAGTTTGAAAGATAAGGTCGACTATATCATATCTACCGAACCGTTGAAAGATGTCATTACCAAAGCCAAAACAATGGTTATTAACCCCATCCTGAACGATAGAGATCGCTATAACATCATTAATTTTCTCGGTTTAACCAATGTTTCAATATATAATTTAGATGTTGTTGATAGCATCATGAAAGATCTTGAAGACTATATTGATGAATCCAAGTATGGTGAAGTCAGAGACATCATTAAAGGGCATTTGAAGAAATAA
- a CDS encoding glycoside hydrolase family 30 protein, whose protein sequence is MNRTVKLYVTTGDESKKFVQEPVYSTTNKPNIHLNPNHLKQVVDGFGAAMTESSAFLLSQLDSKHQQEVMSALFGKEGIGISFVRTTIGASDFSMRSYTYNDIDPQSEDDDLNHFSLSDDLNYVIPMLKVAKTYHDFLVVSSPWTAPAWMKDNHHLNGGRLLPKHYGVYSRYLAKFIKSYQAIGIDIYAITPQNEPRHEALTYPSMLMSGQEQKAFVQILSDTFKEQNIDTKIIAYDHNWDDIDYARTIYSDEKAALAVAGTGFHCYDGNVKATQALIEEYPDKDIWFTECSGGLWANNFSDNLGWNLENVFLGSLQYGAKSVLLWNIALDLECGPKNGGCMNCRGLLTIDPITQHIEKNVEYYLVGHFSKFVQRGAHVIETTVEDTDLISVSFLNPDQSMVCVVYNKSDDPKEIRFAVKDAVIGYQLKEKSVLTIEL, encoded by the coding sequence ATGAACAGAACTGTTAAATTATACGTAACTACTGGGGATGAATCGAAGAAATTTGTTCAAGAACCGGTGTATTCAACCACGAACAAACCCAATATCCATTTGAATCCAAACCATTTGAAACAAGTGGTGGATGGCTTTGGTGCAGCGATGACCGAATCATCTGCATTTCTTTTATCACAACTCGATTCAAAACACCAACAAGAAGTCATGAGCGCTTTGTTTGGTAAAGAGGGCATTGGTATTTCCTTTGTTAGAACCACCATTGGCGCATCCGACTTTTCAATGAGAAGTTACACCTACAACGATATTGATCCTCAATCTGAAGATGATGATTTGAATCACTTTTCTTTGAGTGATGATTTGAATTATGTCATTCCAATGTTGAAGGTTGCGAAAACATACCATGATTTTTTAGTGGTATCTAGTCCATGGACAGCGCCTGCTTGGATGAAAGATAATCATCATTTGAATGGCGGACGATTATTACCAAAACATTATGGTGTCTATTCAAGATATTTAGCGAAGTTCATTAAGAGTTATCAAGCAATAGGCATCGACATTTACGCGATTACCCCACAAAATGAACCACGCCATGAAGCCTTGACTTACCCATCGATGTTGATGAGTGGTCAAGAACAGAAAGCATTTGTTCAAATACTATCAGATACCTTTAAAGAACAAAATATCGACACAAAAATCATCGCCTATGACCACAATTGGGATGATATTGATTATGCAAGAACCATCTATTCCGACGAAAAAGCTGCTTTAGCTGTTGCAGGTACTGGTTTCCATTGTTATGACGGGAACGTCAAAGCGACACAAGCATTGATAGAAGAATACCCGGATAAAGATATTTGGTTTACGGAATGTTCAGGCGGTTTATGGGCTAACAACTTCAGTGATAATTTGGGTTGGAATCTTGAAAATGTATTTTTAGGCTCTCTTCAATATGGGGCGAAATCTGTGTTATTGTGGAACATTGCGTTAGATTTAGAGTGCGGTCCTAAAAATGGTGGTTGTATGAACTGTCGAGGTTTATTGACCATTGATCCTATCACTCAACACATCGAAAAAAATGTAGAATACTATTTGGTTGGCCATTTTTCGAAATTTGTTCAAAGAGGTGCACATGTGATTGAAACAACGGTAGAGGATACCGATTTGATCAGTGTAAGTTTCCTTAATCCAGATCAATCCATGGTTTGTGTGGTTTATAATAAATCGGATGATCCAAAAGAAATTAGATTCGCTGTTAAAGATGCTGTTATAGGTTATCAACTCAAAGAAAAGTCTGTTTTGACGATCGAACTATAA
- a CDS encoding YczE/YyaS/YitT family protein: MKLNITTNHVIRGLVYFLGIIMTGLGVNVLLRSALGAGAWDTVIFNLRALFKNNFNIDVTLGTVSFMIYLIVLSYVMWYYKKLKFLFVFIPMFGIALAIDFWDIIVLSNFHPEDLWIRAILFGVGVFVLALGLSSILVTKYPAMVFDELTLILMKVLHIKSFFLSRMYIELFAIVLATLFGFISNIGFGAVNFGSFLLALIIGPLIQFQLKYLTKITTPLFN; this comes from the coding sequence ATGAAATTGAACATTACAACCAATCACGTGATTCGTGGATTGGTTTATTTTTTGGGTATCATCATGACAGGTTTAGGGGTCAATGTTTTACTAAGAAGCGCACTAGGTGCTGGTGCATGGGATACGGTTATTTTCAACCTGAGAGCACTTTTCAAGAATAACTTCAATATCGATGTAACTTTAGGTACAGTAAGCTTTATGATCTATCTCATCGTGTTGTCTTATGTGATGTGGTACTACAAAAAACTCAAATTTTTGTTTGTATTCATACCGATGTTTGGGATTGCATTAGCGATTGATTTTTGGGACATCATTGTACTTAGCAATTTTCACCCTGAAGACCTCTGGATTAGAGCGATTTTGTTCGGTGTAGGTGTATTTGTATTGGCCTTAGGGCTCTCTTCAATTTTAGTCACCAAATACCCTGCCATGGTCTTTGATGAGTTGACATTGATTCTCATGAAAGTTTTACACATTAAGAGTTTCTTTTTATCACGTATGTACATTGAACTATTCGCCATCGTTTTAGCAACCCTATTTGGATTCATCAGTAATATTGGTTTTGGAGCAGTTAATTTTGGCAGTTTTTTACTGGCACTAATCATTGGTCCACTGATTCAGTTTCAGCTGAAGTACCTTACAAAAATAACGACACCACTATTTAATTAA
- a CDS encoding HD domain-containing phosphohydrolase, with protein sequence MKVKQLFSNQDEQAFLNHETALNSRYITKIYGVFIFLYAFFALADLFYYPDDLAILFTIRFAIVIPILILTMILSSNRKLAKYHQYFVAFSFFTGGAGIAYMVILYPENVVYYGGLFMVYFAGFLLIRLRFAYATFAGLAILAFHFIGYWIVQNNYSETFLFGMLFYIGANIIGIIGAYNFERQNRSQFLHDRIIQKISNELKENYQEKVEQFSQLEQSIKENKHLIEKNEELARLTKSLNESEHRFREIVHNIDAGIVIHGPDSQVIGCNERATELLGLSKDAMMGKLAIDPDWMFVNEDESKLPIEDYPVSQLLRTKVPFKDKVLGVVQGTDKPIVWVKVNGTLIIDTQGNVTEVLINFIDITDLKNSHDMLSKNEKQYRLLTTQMQLGLALHKIICDETGKPIDYEFITINPAYETLTGLIGKDIIGKTVKEILPNTESYWIDTYGKVALYGKPIMYENYSSELKKYYRVSAYSPDKGYFAVMVEDVTKQRNIEIQQEYLRNHDQLTGLSNRIHFNENLLELDQQALMPVSVINFDINGLIIINEAFGYEYGNQFIQHVAELLKTVFSEDSIIARVGGDQFAVALKNTSKEAADSLSRQVVKGVNDYEINGTQLSISYGIAEKTNPEDDIQKLFMISENAMYSNKIFASQSFRNQSIKSIIKVYHEKNPREEEHSHRVSALCEEFGKVLGLSDDDINKLKAISHLHDIGKIAIDEAILNKKGKLTNEEWEIIKKHPEIGARIISTSDEYAVIADDILAHHERFDGKGYPFGISGKDIPLRARIISIIDAYDAMTSDRPYRKALTKEETIQELLRCSGSQFDPDLVETFVQKILVSSNKTT encoded by the coding sequence ATGAAAGTTAAACAGTTATTTAGCAATCAAGATGAACAGGCTTTTTTAAATCATGAAACTGCATTAAATTCACGCTACATCACAAAAATATATGGCGTATTCATTTTTTTATACGCCTTTTTTGCATTAGCAGATCTTTTCTATTATCCAGATGACTTGGCTATATTATTTACGATAAGATTCGCCATTGTCATACCGATACTGATTTTAACAATGATATTATCTTCAAATCGAAAACTTGCGAAATATCACCAATATTTTGTCGCTTTTAGTTTTTTTACAGGTGGCGCGGGCATTGCTTACATGGTGATTTTGTACCCCGAAAATGTGGTTTATTACGGCGGACTGTTCATGGTTTACTTTGCAGGTTTCTTATTGATTAGATTGCGATTTGCTTACGCTACATTTGCGGGTTTGGCGATATTGGCGTTTCATTTTATAGGCTATTGGATTGTCCAAAACAATTACTCAGAAACCTTTTTGTTTGGTATGTTATTTTACATTGGGGCTAATATCATTGGTATCATCGGCGCGTACAATTTCGAAAGACAAAACAGATCTCAATTTTTGCACGATAGAATCATACAAAAAATCAGTAATGAACTGAAAGAAAACTATCAAGAAAAAGTTGAGCAATTTAGTCAACTGGAACAATCCATTAAAGAAAATAAACACTTGATAGAAAAAAATGAAGAATTGGCTCGATTAACAAAATCACTAAACGAGAGTGAGCATCGTTTTAGAGAAATCGTCCATAATATCGATGCTGGTATCGTCATTCATGGTCCCGATAGTCAGGTCATTGGTTGTAATGAACGGGCTACTGAGTTGTTAGGACTAAGTAAAGATGCCATGATGGGGAAGTTAGCGATTGATCCAGATTGGATGTTTGTCAATGAAGACGAATCTAAATTACCCATTGAAGATTATCCTGTCAGTCAACTTTTAAGGACAAAAGTACCGTTTAAAGACAAGGTTTTAGGGGTAGTTCAAGGTACAGACAAACCGATTGTATGGGTCAAAGTCAATGGGACTCTAATTATAGATACCCAAGGTAATGTTACTGAAGTATTGATCAACTTTATCGATATTACCGATTTAAAAAACTCACATGATATGCTATCAAAAAATGAGAAACAATATCGATTATTAACCACACAGATGCAACTGGGTCTTGCATTACATAAGATTATTTGTGATGAAACAGGAAAACCAATCGATTATGAGTTTATTACGATTAATCCAGCCTATGAAACATTAACTGGATTAATTGGGAAGGATATTATTGGCAAAACCGTCAAAGAAATACTACCAAATACGGAATCGTATTGGATTGATACATATGGTAAAGTTGCACTTTATGGGAAACCAATCATGTATGAAAATTACTCGAGTGAACTTAAAAAGTATTATAGGGTATCGGCTTATTCTCCTGATAAAGGGTATTTTGCTGTTATGGTCGAGGATGTTACAAAACAACGAAATATCGAAATTCAACAAGAGTATCTGAGAAATCATGATCAATTAACTGGATTATCCAATCGCATTCATTTTAATGAGAATCTATTAGAACTCGATCAACAAGCACTCATGCCTGTTTCGGTCATAAACTTTGATATCAACGGTTTGATTATCATCAACGAAGCCTTTGGGTATGAGTATGGTAACCAATTCATCCAGCACGTAGCTGAGTTATTAAAAACTGTGTTTAGTGAAGATTCTATTATTGCGAGAGTTGGCGGAGATCAGTTCGCAGTTGCTTTAAAGAATACATCTAAAGAAGCAGCAGACTCGCTTTCAAGACAAGTCGTCAAAGGGGTCAACGATTATGAAATCAATGGCACTCAATTATCGATATCTTATGGAATTGCTGAAAAGACAAATCCAGAGGATGATATTCAGAAGCTATTCATGATTTCAGAGAATGCAATGTATTCAAATAAGATTTTCGCATCTCAATCCTTTAGAAATCAATCGATCAAATCCATCATTAAAGTGTATCATGAAAAAAATCCAAGAGAAGAAGAGCATTCACACCGTGTATCGGCTTTGTGTGAAGAGTTTGGCAAAGTTTTAGGGTTAAGTGATGATGATATCAATAAACTAAAAGCCATCAGTCACTTACACGATATTGGAAAGATTGCGATTGATGAAGCCATTTTGAATAAAAAGGGCAAGCTCACCAATGAAGAATGGGAAATCATCAAAAAACACCCTGAAATTGGGGCACGTATCATCTCGACTTCCGATGAATATGCAGTGATTGCAGACGATATTTTAGCCCACCACGAACGTTTTGATGGTAAAGGTTATCCATTTGGTATCTCTGGCAAAGACATCCCACTCAGAGCACGCATCATTTCAATCATTGACGCTTATGATGCCATGACTTCTGATCGACCTTATCGAAAAGCACTCACCAAAGAGGAAACAATTCAAGAGCTACTCAGATGTTCCGGCTCTCAATTTGATCCCGATTTGGTTGAAACCTTTGTTCAAAAGATTTTAGTTAGTTCAAACAAAACAACCTAA
- a CDS encoding alpha/beta hydrolase — MKIFKITTIVLLSLVVLLVLGLFIYTRDSYGPLEAMTEEINTLNLDGIEVIDDLDQISYYVDQPKKNIVIVPGGKVKPESYQYLAVKLALSGYDVTIVKTVFNLAIITPNYGARFLKDGIENVVIGHSLGGTVASMFSHNDDRVSDIIFLASYPISDVSNKNVLILTGEFDTVLDINDVNQSASLLPDNVVMYEIAGGNHGQFGWYGPQSGDGEATIDIKTQQDIIIAQIIDFID; from the coding sequence ATGAAAATATTTAAGATTACGACGATTGTTCTATTATCACTTGTAGTGCTATTGGTACTAGGCTTATTTATTTATACCAGGGATTCTTACGGACCGCTTGAAGCGATGACAGAAGAAATCAACACATTGAATTTAGATGGTATTGAAGTCATCGATGATTTGGATCAAATCAGTTATTATGTGGATCAACCAAAGAAGAATATTGTGATCGTTCCAGGTGGAAAAGTCAAACCTGAAAGCTATCAATACTTAGCGGTTAAATTGGCGTTATCGGGCTATGATGTTACGATTGTTAAAACCGTATTCAACCTCGCAATCATTACGCCAAACTATGGTGCGAGATTCTTAAAAGATGGGATTGAAAATGTGGTTATCGGACATTCTTTAGGTGGGACGGTTGCGAGTATGTTCAGCCATAATGATGACCGTGTGAGTGATATTATTTTTCTCGCCAGCTATCCAATTTCGGATGTTTCTAATAAAAATGTGCTCATCCTAACCGGGGAGTTTGATACCGTTTTAGACATCAATGATGTGAATCAAAGTGCATCTTTGTTACCAGATAATGTAGTAATGTATGAAATTGCCGGTGGTAATCACGGTCAATTTGGGTGGTATGGTCCACAATCTGGTGATGGTGAAGCAACCATCGATATCAAAACACAACAGGATATCATCATCGCTCAAATCATCGATTTTATTGACTAG